In Marisediminicola antarctica, one DNA window encodes the following:
- the ilvN gene encoding acetolactate synthase small subunit — protein MTHVLSLLVEDKPGLLTRVAGLFARRGFNIESLAVGKSEIPGLSRITVVVDVEDLPLEQVTKQLNKLINVLKIVELEPAQTVEREHMLIKVRVDNSTRSQILEAATLFRARIVDVATDALVIEVTGDTPKVQALLRVLEPYGIREIAQSGLLAIGRGPKSITERIYKT, from the coding sequence ATGACCCACGTACTCTCCCTGCTCGTCGAAGACAAGCCCGGCCTGCTCACGCGCGTCGCCGGCCTGTTCGCGCGCCGCGGCTTCAACATCGAGTCCCTCGCCGTGGGCAAGAGCGAGATCCCGGGGTTGTCCCGCATCACCGTCGTCGTCGACGTCGAGGACCTCCCGCTCGAGCAGGTGACGAAGCAGCTCAACAAGCTCATCAACGTGCTCAAGATCGTCGAGCTCGAGCCGGCGCAGACGGTGGAACGCGAGCACATGCTCATCAAAGTGCGCGTCGACAACTCGACGCGCAGCCAGATCCTCGAGGCGGCGACGCTCTTCCGGGCACGCATCGTCGATGTGGCCACGGACGCCCTCGTCATCGAGGTCACGGGTGACACCCCCAAGGTGCAGGCGCTGCTGCGCGTGCTCGAACCGTACGGCATCAGGGAGATCGCGCAATCCGGCCTCCTCGCCATCGGGCGCGGGCCGAAGAGCATCACCGAACGCATCTACAAGACTTGA
- a CDS encoding acetolactate synthase large subunit, with the protein MSTDQTSATASRPARPATPTAPGPIILTGSGAILKSLEKLGITDVFGLPGGAIMPFYDELMSSEGIRHILVRHEQGAGHAAEGYASSSGRLGVAIATSGPGATNLVTAIADAHMDSVPLLAITGQVFSTSMGTDAFQEVDIVGITMPITKHSFLVTKPEDIPATIAAAVLIATTGRPGPVLVDVTKDCQQASAPFIWPPKIDLPGYRPVTKAHGKQIQAAAQLFVEAKRPVLYVGGGVIRANASEELLTLAKTTGAPVVTTLMARGAFPDSHDQHLGMPGMHGTVPAVLSLQESDLLIVLGARFDDRVTGKASEFAPHAKVVHIDIDPAEISKIRVADVPIVGDAKDVIADLTVAYENAARLHAPDITQWWERLNGLREQYPLGYDEPEDGLLSPQYVIERIGAITGPEGVYASGVGQHQMWAAQFIKYERPNAWLNSGGAGTMGYGVPAAMGAKVAQPDRIVWAIDGDGCFQMTNQELATCTINQIPIKVAIINNSSLGMVRQWQTLFYDGRHSFTDLNTGHDTAMIPDFVKLAEAYGALGIRVTKKEEVDAAIRLANETNDRPVVIDFIVSRDAMVWPMVPQGVGNSSVQYAREHAPEWEEE; encoded by the coding sequence ATGTCCACCGATCAAACTTCAGCGACGGCCTCTCGCCCCGCGCGGCCGGCGACCCCGACGGCACCGGGGCCGATCATCCTCACCGGCTCCGGCGCGATTCTCAAGTCGCTTGAGAAGCTCGGCATCACCGACGTCTTCGGGCTCCCCGGCGGCGCCATCATGCCGTTCTACGACGAGCTCATGTCGTCGGAGGGCATCCGGCACATCCTCGTCCGGCACGAACAGGGCGCAGGGCACGCCGCTGAGGGCTACGCGTCGTCGAGCGGACGCCTCGGTGTCGCGATCGCGACGTCCGGCCCTGGAGCCACGAACCTCGTCACCGCGATCGCCGACGCGCACATGGACTCCGTGCCGCTGCTCGCGATCACCGGACAGGTCTTCTCCACGTCGATGGGGACGGATGCCTTCCAGGAAGTCGACATCGTGGGAATCACGATGCCGATCACCAAGCACTCCTTCCTTGTCACGAAGCCGGAGGACATCCCGGCAACAATCGCTGCCGCCGTGCTCATCGCGACGACCGGGCGCCCCGGCCCCGTGCTCGTCGACGTCACGAAGGACTGCCAGCAGGCGAGCGCCCCGTTCATCTGGCCACCGAAGATCGACCTGCCCGGCTACCGCCCGGTCACCAAGGCGCACGGCAAGCAGATCCAGGCTGCGGCGCAGCTTTTCGTCGAGGCGAAGCGCCCCGTGCTCTACGTCGGCGGTGGAGTGATCCGCGCGAATGCATCCGAGGAGCTCCTCACCCTCGCCAAGACGACCGGGGCGCCCGTCGTCACGACGCTGATGGCGCGCGGAGCGTTCCCCGACTCCCACGACCAGCATCTCGGGATGCCGGGGATGCACGGCACCGTTCCCGCGGTGCTGTCGCTGCAGGAGTCAGACCTTCTCATCGTGCTCGGCGCCCGGTTCGATGACCGGGTGACCGGCAAGGCGAGCGAGTTCGCCCCACACGCCAAGGTCGTGCATATCGACATCGACCCCGCCGAGATCTCGAAGATCCGCGTCGCAGACGTACCGATCGTCGGCGACGCCAAAGATGTCATCGCGGACCTCACCGTCGCCTACGAGAATGCCGCCCGGCTGCACGCCCCCGACATCACGCAATGGTGGGAGCGCCTCAACGGACTGCGCGAGCAGTACCCGCTCGGGTACGACGAGCCCGAAGACGGACTGCTCTCGCCGCAGTACGTCATCGAGCGGATCGGCGCCATCACGGGGCCGGAGGGCGTCTACGCCTCGGGCGTCGGCCAGCACCAGATGTGGGCAGCCCAGTTCATCAAGTACGAGCGCCCGAACGCGTGGCTCAACTCCGGAGGCGCCGGCACAATGGGCTACGGGGTGCCGGCGGCGATGGGCGCCAAGGTCGCTCAGCCCGACCGCATCGTCTGGGCGATCGACGGCGACGGATGCTTCCAGATGACCAACCAGGAGCTCGCGACCTGCACGATCAACCAGATCCCGATCAAGGTTGCGATCATCAACAACTCCTCGCTCGGCATGGTGCGTCAGTGGCAGACCCTCTTCTATGACGGCCGGCACTCGTTCACCGACCTCAACACCGGTCACGATACCGCGATGATCCCCGACTTCGTGAAGCTCGCCGAGGCGTACGGGGCCCTCGGCATCCGCGTCACGAAGAAGGAAGAGGTGGATGCCGCGATCCGGCTCGCGAACGAGACCAACGACCGACCCGTCGTGATCGACTTCATCGTGAGCCGCGACGCCATGGTGTGGCCGATGGTGCCGCAGGGCGTCGGCAATTCGTCGGTGCAGTACGCCAGAGAGCACGCCCCCGAGTGGGAAGAGGAGTAG
- the ilvD gene encoding dihydroxy-acid dehydratase, with amino-acid sequence MPDSASTQPDMKPRSRVVTDGIEATTSRGMLRAVGMGDADWDKPQIGIASSWNEITPCNLSLDRLAQASKEGVHGGGGYPLQFGTISVSDGISMGHEGMHFSLVSREVIADSVEVVMQAERLDGSVLLAGCDKSLPGMLMAAARLDLASVFLYAGSIAPGWVKLSDGTEKDITIIDSFEAVGAVKAGRMSEEDAKRIECAFAPGEGACGGMYTANTMASVAEALGMSLPGSASPASADRRRDYYAHRSGEAVVNLIRLGITARDIMTKKAFENAIAIVMVYGGSTNAVLHLLAIANEAEVDLTLADFNRIADKVPHLGDLKPFGKYVMNDVDRHGGVPVVMRALLDAGLLHGDALTVTGKTLAENLAELDPEPLDGEVVRTLDNPIHSTGGLSVLHGSLAPEGAVVKTAGFDLDVFEGPARVFEREREAMDALTEGKIGKGDVVVIRYEGPKGGPGMREMLAITAAIKGAGLGKDVLLLTDGRFSGGTTGLCIGHIAPEAVDAGPIAFVRDGDLIRVDIAARTLDVLVEDSELEARRNGWAPLPPRYTRGVLAKYSRLVRSAAVGAVTG; translated from the coding sequence ATGCCAGACAGCGCCAGCACCCAGCCCGACATGAAGCCCCGATCCCGCGTCGTTACTGACGGGATCGAAGCGACCACCTCCCGGGGGATGCTCCGCGCGGTCGGAATGGGAGATGCGGACTGGGACAAGCCCCAGATCGGTATCGCGAGCTCATGGAACGAAATCACCCCGTGCAACCTCTCGCTCGACCGCCTCGCCCAGGCATCCAAAGAAGGCGTGCACGGTGGCGGCGGATACCCGCTGCAGTTCGGCACCATCTCCGTCTCGGACGGCATCTCGATGGGGCACGAGGGCATGCACTTCTCCCTCGTCAGCCGTGAGGTCATCGCCGACTCGGTCGAGGTGGTCATGCAGGCCGAGCGTCTCGACGGCTCGGTGCTGCTCGCCGGCTGCGACAAGTCGCTGCCGGGCATGCTGATGGCCGCCGCGCGCCTCGACCTCGCCTCGGTGTTTCTGTACGCCGGGTCGATCGCGCCGGGCTGGGTCAAGCTCAGCGACGGTACCGAGAAGGACATCACGATCATCGACTCGTTCGAGGCCGTCGGCGCCGTCAAGGCCGGCCGGATGAGCGAAGAAGATGCCAAGCGCATCGAGTGCGCCTTCGCCCCCGGCGAGGGTGCCTGCGGCGGAATGTACACCGCGAACACGATGGCGAGCGTCGCCGAGGCGCTCGGCATGAGCCTCCCCGGGTCGGCGAGCCCGGCCTCTGCTGACCGGCGCCGCGACTATTACGCGCACCGCTCCGGCGAGGCCGTCGTCAACCTGATCCGCCTGGGGATCACCGCCCGCGACATCATGACCAAGAAGGCGTTCGAGAACGCCATCGCCATCGTCATGGTCTACGGCGGGTCGACCAACGCCGTGCTGCACCTGCTGGCGATCGCGAACGAGGCCGAAGTCGACCTGACCCTTGCCGACTTCAACCGAATCGCCGACAAGGTGCCGCACCTCGGCGACCTCAAGCCCTTCGGCAAGTACGTCATGAACGACGTCGACCGGCACGGGGGAGTGCCCGTCGTCATGCGTGCCCTGCTCGACGCCGGGCTGCTGCACGGCGACGCCCTGACGGTGACGGGCAAGACCCTTGCCGAGAACCTCGCCGAGCTCGACCCGGAGCCGCTAGACGGTGAGGTGGTGCGCACCCTCGACAACCCCATCCACTCCACCGGCGGTCTCAGCGTGCTGCACGGAAGTCTCGCCCCGGAGGGCGCCGTCGTCAAGACCGCCGGCTTCGACCTCGACGTGTTCGAGGGTCCCGCCCGCGTGTTCGAGCGGGAGCGCGAAGCGATGGATGCGCTCACCGAGGGCAAGATCGGCAAGGGCGACGTCGTCGTCATCCGCTACGAGGGCCCCAAGGGTGGGCCGGGCATGCGGGAGATGCTCGCGATCACGGCCGCCATCAAGGGAGCCGGGCTCGGGAAAGATGTATTACTCTTGACCGACGGACGATTCTCAGGGGGCACAACCGGCCTGTGCATCGGCCACATAGCTCCCGAAGCGGTCGATGCAGGTCCGATCGCCTTCGTGCGCGATGGTGATCTGATACGGGTCGATATCGCAGCTCGCACCCTCGACGTACTGGTCGAGGACTCCGAGCTGGAAGCTCGCCGCAACGGTTGGGCTCCGCTTCCTCCCCGCTACACCCGTGGTGTGCTCGCGAAATACTCACGCCTGGTCCGCTCCGCTGCAGTCGGCGCGGTTACCGGCTGA
- the mnhG gene encoding monovalent cation/H(+) antiporter subunit G: protein MSFDDILDIVSAVLVLGGAFLTLAAGVGLIRFPDALSGLHAATKPQILGLILVVLAIAIEARSWTTLLALVPVVLFQMLVAPIAAHMIGRAGYRTGDFRPELSLVDELADDIDLATREAERSSRPRRS from the coding sequence GTGAGCTTCGACGACATCCTCGACATTGTCTCCGCCGTCCTCGTGCTCGGCGGCGCGTTCCTCACGCTTGCCGCTGGCGTGGGCCTGATCCGGTTCCCCGACGCGCTGAGCGGCCTGCACGCCGCTACCAAGCCGCAGATCCTCGGGCTCATCCTCGTGGTCCTGGCGATCGCAATCGAGGCGCGAAGCTGGACCACACTCCTCGCTCTCGTGCCCGTCGTGCTGTTCCAGATGCTCGTGGCCCCAATCGCGGCGCACATGATCGGGCGGGCAGGCTACCGCACCGGCGACTTCCGACCCGAGCTGTCCCTCGTCGACGAGCTCGCCGACGACATCGACCTCGCCACGCGGGAAGCTGAACGTTCGTCGAGGCCGCGGCGCTCGTAA
- a CDS encoding monovalent cation/H+ antiporter complex subunit F: MNSVVISVIYITIGVMFTVGALASVYRVVRGPSLIDRVIASDVLLTTLILAAGAEMVYNGHTRSIPLMVALAATAVLGSIAVARHVSPKDSAKANP; this comes from the coding sequence GTGAACTCCGTAGTCATCTCTGTGATCTACATCACAATCGGAGTCATGTTCACGGTCGGCGCGCTCGCCAGCGTCTACCGGGTCGTGCGCGGACCCTCCCTCATCGACAGGGTTATCGCCTCCGACGTGCTCCTGACGACGCTCATCCTCGCGGCCGGGGCGGAGATGGTCTACAACGGCCACACGCGCTCGATCCCGCTGATGGTGGCGCTCGCCGCGACGGCGGTGCTCGGCAGCATCGCCGTGGCCCGCCACGTCTCGCCGAAGGACTCCGCGAAGGCGAATCCGTGA
- a CDS encoding Na+/H+ antiporter subunit E has protein sequence MTEPANERELRQEARASIVHQLPLLFALVVLWMLLWGAVSWLNLVTGLILAIVVTRVFYLPPVELSGRFNPFWLAVFVGQFLAELFVASFQVAFLALRPRRISRNSIVEVQLRTRSDLIMTVVAIAMSLMPGSLVIESDRMRSRIYLHALNTEDRQGVEDVRTKTLQLERLLVRSFGSVDDIERTRK, from the coding sequence ATGACTGAGCCGGCGAACGAGCGCGAGCTGCGACAGGAGGCACGGGCGAGCATTGTGCACCAGCTTCCCTTGCTGTTCGCCCTGGTAGTGCTCTGGATGCTTCTGTGGGGAGCGGTGTCGTGGCTCAACCTGGTCACCGGCCTCATCCTCGCGATTGTCGTGACCCGTGTGTTCTACCTGCCGCCCGTCGAGCTGTCGGGCCGGTTCAATCCGTTCTGGTTGGCGGTGTTCGTCGGCCAGTTTCTCGCCGAGCTGTTCGTCGCCTCGTTCCAGGTGGCGTTCCTCGCGCTGCGCCCGCGACGGATCAGCAGAAACTCCATCGTCGAGGTGCAGCTGCGTACCAGGAGCGACCTCATCATGACCGTTGTGGCGATCGCGATGTCGCTCATGCCCGGATCGCTAGTGATCGAGTCCGACCGGATGCGTTCGCGTATCTACCTCCATGCGCTGAACACTGAGGACCGGCAGGGCGTCGAGGATGTGCGGACCAAGACACTCCAACTGGAGCGGCTGCTCGTGCGCTCCTTCGGCTCCGTCGACGACATCGAAAGGACTCGCAAGTGA
- a CDS encoding Na+/H+ antiporter subunit D has protein sequence MTALVPLVVLLPLLGAAAALISGRRPGLQRVLTVIVLAAVLAVSIVLLVAVDAGGPLVVELGGWQAPFGIVLVVDRLSALMLVVSATVLLAVLVFSVGQGLADGDQDTPVSIYYPTYLILATGVFNAFIAGDLFNLYVGFEILLVASYVLITLGGTEQRIRAGTTYIVVSLVSSLLFLASIAMIYGAVGTVNIAQISQRMNDIPVDVQVILHVCLLVAFGIKAAVFPLSFWLPDSYPTAPAPVTAVFAGLLTKVGVYAIIRAETVIFPGTELNQALLVVALLTMIVGVLGAVAQADIKRVLSFTLVSHIGYMVLGVALGTAAGTSAAIFYIVHHIVVQSTLFLAAGLIERQGGSTSINKLGGMLKAAPLIAVLFFVPALNLGGIPPFSGFIGKLALFQASAEQGTPLTYVLIGAGALVSLLTLYTLVRIWTLVFWRPASDVENYDSDLVANLSEAPGDTATQTVRTTPRLMVAATAAMVAVSLALTVFAGPLYALSTRAGENLEGPSFYIDIVFPGDIDD, from the coding sequence ATGACCGCCCTGGTGCCCCTCGTCGTGCTCCTGCCCCTGCTCGGGGCCGCCGCAGCGCTCATTTCCGGCCGCCGGCCGGGGCTGCAAAGGGTGCTGACCGTCATCGTGCTCGCGGCGGTGCTTGCGGTGAGCATCGTGCTGCTCGTGGCGGTGGATGCCGGTGGCCCACTCGTCGTCGAGCTCGGCGGCTGGCAGGCCCCATTCGGCATCGTGCTCGTCGTCGACCGCCTGTCGGCCCTCATGCTCGTCGTCTCCGCGACGGTGCTGCTCGCCGTGCTCGTCTTCTCGGTTGGCCAGGGCCTCGCTGACGGCGACCAGGACACCCCGGTATCGATCTACTACCCGACCTACCTCATCCTCGCGACCGGCGTCTTCAACGCCTTCATCGCGGGCGACCTGTTCAACCTCTACGTCGGGTTCGAGATCCTCCTCGTCGCGAGCTACGTGCTCATCACCCTCGGTGGTACCGAGCAGCGCATCCGCGCGGGCACAACCTATATCGTCGTGAGCCTCGTGTCGTCACTGCTGTTCCTCGCCTCGATCGCGATGATCTACGGCGCGGTGGGAACGGTCAACATCGCCCAGATCTCCCAACGGATGAACGACATCCCGGTCGACGTTCAGGTCATTCTGCACGTGTGCCTGCTCGTCGCGTTCGGGATCAAGGCGGCCGTTTTCCCGCTCTCGTTCTGGCTGCCCGACTCCTACCCGACCGCCCCCGCGCCGGTCACGGCGGTATTCGCGGGCCTGCTGACCAAGGTGGGCGTGTACGCGATCATCCGGGCGGAGACGGTGATCTTCCCCGGCACCGAGCTCAACCAGGCGCTGCTCGTTGTCGCGTTGCTCACCATGATCGTCGGCGTGCTCGGCGCCGTCGCCCAGGCGGACATCAAACGGGTGCTCTCGTTCACCCTCGTGAGTCACATCGGGTACATGGTGCTCGGCGTCGCGCTTGGCACCGCCGCGGGGACCTCGGCCGCAATCTTCTACATCGTGCACCACATTGTGGTTCAGTCGACCCTCTTCCTCGCCGCCGGACTCATCGAGCGGCAGGGCGGCAGCACCTCGATCAACAAACTGGGAGGCATGCTCAAGGCGGCACCGCTCATCGCCGTTCTCTTCTTCGTGCCCGCGCTCAACCTCGGCGGCATTCCCCCGTTCTCCGGCTTCATCGGCAAGCTCGCGCTGTTCCAGGCGAGCGCCGAGCAGGGCACCCCGCTCACCTACGTGCTCATCGGGGCGGGCGCACTCGTCTCGCTACTCACCCTCTATACCCTTGTGCGCATCTGGACGCTCGTCTTCTGGCGCCCGGCCAGCGACGTCGAGAACTACGACTCGGATCTGGTCGCCAACCTCTCGGAGGCCCCAGGGGACACGGCCACGCAGACGGTGCGGACGACGCCGCGCCTGATGGTCGCAGCGACCGCGGCGATGGTCGCGGTGAGCCTCGCCCTGACAGTCTTCGCGGGGCCTCTCTACGCGCTGAGCACCCGGGCTGGAGAGAACCTCGAAGGACCGTCGTTCTACATCGACATCGTCTTCCCCGGAGATATCGATGACTGA
- a CDS encoding Na(+)/H(+) antiporter subunit C, with protein MTVSLVLVLIMVVLYSSGIYLMLERSLTRVILGFLLVGNATNLLLLIVAGKAGVAPIVGGGVAAEEMSDPLPQALILTAIVITFGVSAFLLGLLYRSWRLSAGDSLVDDAADVAMRSESSTMNEGGPDSEPSDTEFDAGSEAPR; from the coding sequence GTGACCGTCTCGCTCGTGCTCGTGCTCATCATGGTGGTGCTGTACTCGAGTGGTATCTACCTCATGCTCGAGAGAAGCCTGACGCGGGTGATACTCGGCTTCCTGCTGGTCGGGAACGCCACAAACCTGTTGCTGCTGATTGTTGCGGGCAAGGCCGGGGTCGCGCCCATCGTCGGCGGCGGGGTCGCGGCCGAGGAGATGAGCGACCCACTGCCCCAGGCGCTCATCCTCACGGCGATCGTGATCACCTTCGGCGTCTCGGCCTTCCTGCTCGGCCTGCTGTACCGCTCCTGGCGCCTGTCGGCCGGAGACAGCCTGGTGGACGACGCCGCAGACGTCGCCATGCGCTCGGAATCGTCCACCATGAACGAGGGCGGGCCGGATTCGGAGCCGTCCGATACCGAGTTCGATGCCGGGTCGGAGGCCCCTCGATGA
- a CDS encoding Na+/H+ antiporter subunit A has product MIALIAAFGLVPLLILPLARRLGRRVFFVAALVPLAALVHALVLGPAVVGGEVVAESYSWIPELSVALAVRLDVLSWVMVLIVTGVGALVLVYCASYFRDEEVGLGRFAAILLAFAGAMYGLVIADDVFLLFVFWEATSVFSYLLIGHYTRSKTSRTAALQALLVTTLGGLVMLVGLVLLAVETGTSSLAQIIALAPDGPLVTTAIVLVLVGALSKSAIVPFHFWLPAAMAAPTPVSAYLHAAAMVKGGIYLIARMAPGFAEMPGWREILVTLGVVTMLIGGLTALRQFDLKLVLAHGTVSQLGFLTVVVGYGTRDSALAGLALLLAHALFKSTLFLSIGIVDHDAGTRDLRKISGLGRRSPVLAAVVLVALASMAGLPPTLGFVAKEAVFTSLLEEGLAGAPLAWLALVGVALGSVLTVAYSARFFWGAFARKPGVEDVGPVARNAWFLTPPAILAATGLALGLLAPLVDGWLSGYSTPFEPDAADPYYLALWHGLEPALGISAVTLAVGLAMFWKRDAVFGAQGRVRTGISAGDGYVATVRFIDRTAARTTSLTQRGSLPFYLGVILLVFITAVGAALIGNRTWPDGIRLWDSAAQVGIGLVMVVAAVAATRAGKRFQAVLLVGVTGFGMSALFALQGAPDLALTQALVEIVTLVAFVLVLRRLPARLGHRHGTANRGIRAFIAIAVGVIMGLVVIVALGARTELPISLAWPELAFVEAHGRNVVNVALVDIRGWDTMGELSVIIAAATGVASLIFISGRADDLPRVRRSQAQATFRASRQRAIERAGASSARTPWLLAGRDIAPENRSILLEVVVRLTFHAIIVVSVYLLFSGHNAPGGGFAGGTVAGLALVARYLAGGRRELGAAAPINAGKMLGSGLVLAAGAAAVPILFGADALTSSYIEGVVWPFGDVEFVTSTIFDIGVYLVVIGLVLDVLRSLGAEVDRQQEADVESNSAPAEEVAS; this is encoded by the coding sequence GTGATTGCTCTCATCGCCGCGTTCGGGCTCGTCCCACTGCTGATTCTTCCGCTCGCCCGTCGGCTCGGCCGGCGCGTGTTCTTTGTTGCGGCCCTCGTGCCGCTCGCGGCCCTGGTGCACGCGCTCGTGCTCGGACCCGCCGTTGTCGGCGGCGAGGTTGTTGCCGAGAGCTACTCGTGGATTCCCGAGCTCTCGGTCGCTCTGGCCGTGAGGCTCGACGTGCTGTCGTGGGTGATGGTGCTGATCGTCACGGGCGTCGGGGCCCTTGTGCTTGTGTATTGCGCGAGCTACTTCCGCGACGAGGAGGTCGGACTCGGCCGGTTCGCCGCGATCCTCCTCGCCTTCGCCGGTGCGATGTACGGACTTGTCATCGCCGACGACGTCTTCCTGCTCTTCGTGTTCTGGGAGGCCACGAGCGTCTTCTCCTACCTGCTCATCGGCCACTACACGAGGTCGAAAACCAGCCGCACCGCCGCGCTCCAGGCGCTCCTCGTGACGACCCTCGGCGGCCTCGTCATGCTCGTCGGCCTCGTCCTCCTTGCGGTCGAGACCGGCACGTCGAGCCTCGCCCAGATCATCGCACTGGCACCGGATGGTCCGCTGGTCACGACGGCGATCGTGCTGGTGCTGGTCGGTGCGCTGTCGAAGTCCGCGATCGTTCCGTTCCACTTCTGGCTCCCGGCCGCCATGGCGGCGCCCACGCCGGTAAGCGCGTACCTGCACGCTGCGGCCATGGTGAAGGGGGGCATCTACCTCATCGCGAGGATGGCCCCCGGCTTCGCCGAGATGCCCGGCTGGCGCGAGATCCTCGTGACGTTGGGCGTCGTGACGATGCTGATCGGCGGGCTCACCGCCCTCAGGCAATTCGACCTCAAGCTCGTGCTCGCGCACGGAACGGTCAGCCAGCTCGGATTCCTCACGGTGGTCGTCGGCTACGGAACCCGCGACTCCGCGCTCGCCGGACTCGCCCTCCTCCTCGCCCACGCCCTGTTCAAGTCGACGCTCTTCCTCTCGATCGGCATCGTGGACCACGACGCGGGCACGCGAGACCTGCGAAAGATCTCCGGGCTCGGTCGCAGGTCGCCAGTGCTCGCGGCCGTCGTGCTCGTCGCTCTCGCCTCGATGGCCGGACTGCCTCCGACACTCGGGTTCGTCGCCAAGGAGGCGGTCTTCACCTCGCTCCTCGAGGAGGGGCTCGCCGGGGCGCCGCTCGCCTGGCTCGCCCTTGTGGGCGTCGCGCTCGGCTCCGTGCTGACGGTCGCCTACTCCGCCAGGTTCTTCTGGGGCGCCTTCGCCAGAAAGCCGGGCGTCGAGGACGTGGGGCCGGTGGCGCGCAACGCCTGGTTCCTGACCCCGCCCGCGATACTCGCGGCCACGGGCCTCGCGCTCGGCCTGCTTGCGCCGCTGGTGGACGGCTGGCTGTCGGGCTACTCCACCCCGTTCGAGCCGGATGCCGCAGACCCCTACTACCTCGCCCTCTGGCACGGCCTCGAGCCGGCACTGGGCATCTCGGCGGTCACCCTCGCCGTCGGCCTCGCAATGTTCTGGAAGCGCGATGCTGTCTTCGGCGCCCAGGGGCGGGTGCGGACCGGCATCTCGGCCGGTGACGGCTATGTCGCGACGGTGCGGTTCATCGATCGCACCGCCGCGCGCACGACGAGCCTCACCCAGCGCGGCTCGCTGCCGTTCTACCTCGGCGTCATCCTGCTCGTCTTCATCACCGCGGTGGGGGCAGCCCTGATCGGCAACCGAACCTGGCCGGACGGCATCCGGCTCTGGGACTCGGCGGCGCAGGTCGGAATCGGGCTTGTCATGGTCGTCGCCGCCGTCGCGGCAACCCGCGCGGGGAAGAGGTTCCAGGCGGTGCTGCTCGTCGGTGTCACGGGCTTCGGCATGTCCGCCCTCTTCGCCCTGCAGGGTGCGCCGGACCTCGCCCTGACCCAGGCCCTCGTCGAGATCGTCACCCTCGTCGCCTTCGTGCTCGTGCTGCGGCGGCTCCCGGCGAGGCTCGGTCACCGGCACGGAACCGCGAATCGCGGCATCCGCGCGTTCATTGCGATCGCTGTCGGCGTCATCATGGGCCTGGTGGTCATCGTGGCGCTCGGGGCGAGGACCGAATTGCCGATCTCGCTCGCCTGGCCGGAGCTTGCTTTCGTCGAAGCCCACGGCCGCAACGTCGTGAACGTCGCCCTCGTCGACATCCGCGGGTGGGACACGATGGGCGAGTTGTCGGTCATCATCGCCGCCGCCACCGGCGTCGCGAGCCTCATCTTCATCAGCGGGCGCGCCGACGACCTGCCGCGAGTGCGGCGCAGTCAGGCCCAGGCCACGTTCAGGGCCAGCCGGCAGAGGGCGATCGAGCGGGCGGGTGCCTCATCGGCCCGCACCCCGTGGCTGCTCGCCGGACGGGACATCGCTCCGGAGAACCGGTCGATCCTGCTCGAGGTCGTCGTGCGCCTCACGTTCCACGCCATCATCGTCGTCTCGGTCTACCTACTCTTCTCCGGACATAACGCGCCCGGAGGCGGATTTGCCGGCGGCACCGTCGCGGGCCTCGCCCTCGTCGCCCGCTACCTCGCGGGCGGACGCCGAGAGCTCGGCGCTGCGGCCCCGATCAACGCGGGCAAGATGCTCGGCTCGGGGCTGGTGCTCGCCGCAGGCGCGGCTGCCGTGCCGATCCTCTTCGGCGCCGACGCCCTCACCTCCAGCTACATCGAAGGAGTGGTGTGGCCCTTCGGCGACGTCGAGTTCGTCACCTCCACGATCTTCGACATCGGGGTCTACCTCGTGGTCATCGGCCTCGTGCTCGACGTGCTGCGCAGCCTCGGCGCCGAGGTGGACAGGCAGCAGGAGGCCGACGTCGAGTCGAACAGTGCGCCAGCCGAGGAGGTGGCGTCGTGA